In bacterium, the DNA window TAAAAAAGGCTATCAATTACTTTAAACAGAGCCCTTACTAATGTGAAAAAATTAAGACTTGGTGTATTTGGTGGTGCATTTGACCCACCCCATACTGCTCATCTGATAGCAGCAGAAATGGCAAGAGATAAATTTGAGTTCAATAAAATAATATTTATTCCGAGCTATATGCCACCACATAAAGATGCTCCGGTAGCATCAGCAGGAGATAGACTTGAAATGCTAAAACTTGCTACTAAAGATAACCCTTATTTTGAAGTCTCAGATATTGAGATAAGAAGAAAAGAGACATCCTATACAGTGGATACAGTGAAAGAATTAACTCGTATTTATCATGGGGCTGAACTGTTTTTGATAATAGGTATGGATGAAGCAAAAGATTTTATGACCTGGAAAGCACCAGCTAAAATTTTAACTCTTTGTAAATTCGTAGTAATAAATCGTCCGGGATTTAAAAAAGAAGAAGTCCCAGATGTGCTCAGAGAGAAAGTTCAATTCCTTATGCTTAACATTGACATTTCATCTACTAAATTAAGGGAATTTATAAAAAATGGTAAATCGATTAAATATCTCGTTCCTAAAGAAGTTGAACTCTACATAAAGAGAAGGGAACTTTATAAATGACTGAGGACGAAATCAGAATGACAACCGATTCCAATATTAATGGGGAGCTTTAGTGAGATGCATCATCAAAAACGACCTTATCTCACAGTGGATATCATTATAGAGTATCAAAATGGTATAATTTTAATTGAAAGAAAGAATCCACCCTATGGCTGGTCAATTCCTGGTGGCTTTGTAGATTATGGCGAGACTGTAGAGGAAGCAGCTATGAGGGAGGCAAAGGAAGAGACTTCGTTAGAATTAGATAATCTTAACCAATTTCATGTCTATTCCGACCCCTCTCGTGACCCACGCGGGCACACAGTCTCAGTTGTCTTTACTGCAAAAGGTAAAGGAATCCTGAAGGCAAGCTCTGATGCCAAAGGGGTTGGAGTATTTACAAAAGACAACCTGCCAGATAATATAGCTTTTGACCACTTTAAAATTCTACATGACTATTTTAAAACAAAAGTATCCATTAAGTAAGGAATGAAAAATGAACTTATCCCTATTACGCGAGAAAAAATGAACCATAAATATAGGCTCTGTCCCCTTGGGCCTTGTCCCCTTTGGGCATCCCCTTGGGCATTGAGGAAAGTAAAAATGGTAGTCTGTCACCTATTTTTTTCTATTCTAATAAATACATTATCAATGTATAGTAAAAAATGCGAGGTAAGAATATAGTATTTTAGAAAGCAGGGGGTGGCTATGTTATACTTAAAGAGGTTAATGGCATTGCTTCCATTATTTTGCTTTACTAGTTTAATGAGCAGTAAAGCAAATGCTTTCTTAATACCGAAAGAGGAAGCAATAAAGTTTGTAATAGACTCAATTGTTGAAGGTGATACTTTGAGATGGGTATATATGATCCCGGATTCTATCCCTCAGGATACAGTTATTAGAGATTGGTGGGGACTTGGTGAGCATAAATATTCAAATCCTTATCCATGGAGTTGGTTCTTCTTTATCGATGATCATCCTCCTGCCAATTTTGCACACGAGTGTAGATATGTTTTTATTGAATACCCTCACATTGACAACACACAGAGTTATACAGTGATATATGAAATGATGCCTCCTTGTGTTCCTGACTCATTAGAGAAGATTTACCCACATGGAATTGAAGAAAATTCAAATTCCTCAGGTTCATCTAAAATGATTAAAGTTTTCTCAAACCCATTTACTGAGTACATTTATATTGAGTACCAATTGCCACACAAATCGGATGTCTCATTAAGAATATATGATATTTTGGGTGGATTGGTGAAAAAGCTTATGGATGGTCAGCAGGAATTGGGTTACCACCGTATTTGTTGGGATAGGACTAATGATGAAGGAATAAAAGTGGCACCTGGAACTTACTTTTTTAAACTTACCTTCAATCACATAGAAATAGTTAAATTGGTAGTATTACATTAAAGAGTTTTATACACGTAGATTTATTGCCCTATAGGGGACAGAGCCCGTTTTTTCCAAGCTCACAACCAAGCCTGGGGTTACAGTATATTTTGCACCAAATCAGGATGACCAGAGTAGTGGAGTGGATACTGCAAGATGTGAGATTATAGTAAATGGTGCACTTTTGGCAGTAGGGATTGAGAGTGATTCAATCACCTTTAGTTCAGCTTCTGATGTTCCTTATCCCGAAGATTGGTATGGGATAAAAGGGTTGATTTTTTATTTGACTTCTTGAAAGATTTTTTATATAATATTAAATATAAAGCAAGATGAGGAAAGTAAAAATTCAAGGGTTGACTCAAAAAAGGATAGATAATAGGGTATCTGTCCTATATTGTCTATATTGTCCTACTTTATGAAACATTTGGTAAAGATTCGGACGTCAGACATAAAAGGTATTGTAAATTTGTGAGCAAAGGTCTCCGTGATGAAGTTCTATCAAAAATTCGTGGCTCACTATCACGAGGCGATGTTCTTGGTACAACAGATTTTGTTGAAAAATTTAGAGAGAAATTAGGTCTCTCAGTGAAAAGGAGACCCCGTGGTCATCCAAGAAAACAAAAATGAGACCTGACACCAATTACACTAGCTTTTGACCATTCCAAGATTTTACATGACTATTTCAAGACAAAATCATAAGAAATCTTGCTTTGTTGAATAAATATTTTTGGCACCTTTGATTTTCAACCTCTGACTTGGTTTTAGACAATTTTGACCTTGTCATTCTGAACGAAGTGAAGAATCTCATAAATTGGTGTCAATCAAGGTGTTGCAAGTTTTGTAAAGAGAATTATTCAACAAAGTAAAGAAATCTTGACAATCCCCAAAATAATGCTATTTTAGTAAAAATGGTTTCAAAAAGGTCAACTATTGTACCTGCTTCTCCTATAAGGAGACTGGTTCCTTACGCAGATGAGGCTAAGCGCAAGGGGATTAAGGTGTACTATCTAAACATTGGGCAACCAGATATACCGACTCCTGAGCCTTTTTGGGATGCTATTCGGTATTATAAAGAAAAAGTGCTTGCATACGGACCCTCTGACGGGTTACTATCCTTTAGAGAAACGGTGGCAGAATATTATCATAGTTTTGGTACTATGATTTCACGCGATAATGTGTTTGTGACTACAGGTGGCTCAGAGGCTATTTTATTTATTTACTTGATATTAGGTGATGTAGGCGACGAATTCTTAATCCCTGAGCCCTCTTACGCAAACTATATATCATTGGCAGCAGTAGCACAAGTAAACCTAATTCCTATACCTACAAGTATAGAGCAAGGCTTTCATTTACCAGCAGCTGATGAGATTGATAAACTTGTGACTCCGAGCACGTGTGGCATTATAATTTGTACACCAAATAATCCTACAGGTACAGTATATACAAAGGATGAACTCTTACAAGTTGTAAGAGTGGCTAATCGGCACAATATATTTATAATATCTGATGAGGTTTATCGTGAATTTCTGTTTAATGACGTAAAATGTACGAGTATCCTTAATATTCCTGAAGTAGATGAGCGTGCCATTGTTATAGACTCTATCTCAAAAAGGTTTAGTGCCTGTGGTGCAAGGATTGGTTGGGTAGTCACTAAGAATGAGGCTATCTTAAAATCTCTTATGCCTTATGGTATGTCACGTCTTTGTCCACCAACAATTGAGCAAATAGCAGCTATTCAATCGTTTAAAAAGATGCACGAATTTATACCTAATATGATTAATGAATACAAAAAGAGGCGTGATATTGTCTATGAAGAACTACAAAAGACCCAAGGTGTGACTGCAACTCTTCCAGAAGGTGCATTTTATATCACTTGTCGTCTCCCTGTAGATGATACAGAAGAATTCACTCGCTGGCTGCTAACTGAATTCAATGTGGATGGCAAGACAACAATGATTGCACCAGCAGATGGCTTTTATGTGACGCCGGGTAAAGGTAAAAATGAAGCCAGAATAGCTTATGTTCTTGAGGAGAAAGAGTTAAGAGACGCTCTATTCATTTTAAGGGAAGGACTTAAAACATATTGCAAAATTAAAAAATAAATAGATTTTATTGAGATGGGATTAAAGGTTTATAATAC includes these proteins:
- the nadD gene encoding nicotinate-nucleotide adenylyltransferase; protein product: MKKLRLGVFGGAFDPPHTAHLIAAEMARDKFEFNKIIFIPSYMPPHKDAPVASAGDRLEMLKLATKDNPYFEVSDIEIRRKETSYTVDTVKELTRIYHGAELFLIIGMDEAKDFMTWKAPAKILTLCKFVVINRPGFKKEEVPDVLREKVQFLMLNIDISSTKLREFIKNGKSIKYLVPKEVELYIKRRELYK
- a CDS encoding NUDIX hydrolase, with translation MGSFSEMHHQKRPYLTVDIIIEYQNGIILIERKNPPYGWSIPGGFVDYGETVEEAAMREAKEETSLELDNLNQFHVYSDPSRDPRGHTVSVVFTAKGKGILKASSDAKGVGVFTKDNLPDNIAFDHFKILHDYFKTKVSIK
- a CDS encoding FlgD immunoglobulin-like domain containing protein; the encoded protein is MLYLKRLMALLPLFCFTSLMSSKANAFLIPKEEAIKFVIDSIVEGDTLRWVYMIPDSIPQDTVIRDWWGLGEHKYSNPYPWSWFFFIDDHPPANFAHECRYVFIEYPHIDNTQSYTVIYEMMPPCVPDSLEKIYPHGIEENSNSSGSSKMIKVFSNPFTEYIYIEYQLPHKSDVSLRIYDILGGLVKKLMDGQQELGYHRICWDRTNDEGIKVAPGTYFFKLTFNHIEIVKLVVLH
- a CDS encoding pyridoxal phosphate-dependent aminotransferase, which produces MVSKRSTIVPASPIRRLVPYADEAKRKGIKVYYLNIGQPDIPTPEPFWDAIRYYKEKVLAYGPSDGLLSFRETVAEYYHSFGTMISRDNVFVTTGGSEAILFIYLILGDVGDEFLIPEPSYANYISLAAVAQVNLIPIPTSIEQGFHLPAADEIDKLVTPSTCGIIICTPNNPTGTVYTKDELLQVVRVANRHNIFIISDEVYREFLFNDVKCTSILNIPEVDERAIVIDSISKRFSACGARIGWVVTKNEAILKSLMPYGMSRLCPPTIEQIAAIQSFKKMHEFIPNMINEYKKRRDIVYEELQKTQGVTATLPEGAFYITCRLPVDDTEEFTRWLLTEFNVDGKTTMIAPADGFYVTPGKGKNEARIAYVLEEKELRDALFILREGLKTYCKIKK